A stretch of Prosthecochloris marina DNA encodes these proteins:
- a CDS encoding bacteriochlorophyll a protein, which produces MALFGTKDTTTAHADYEIILEGGSSSWGQVKGRAKVNAPAALPLLPADCNIKIDAKPLDGQKGTVRFTTAIESIVDSTKNTLNVEVDIANETKDRRIAVGEGKLSVGDFSHSFSFEGSVVNMYYYRSDAVRRNVPNPIYQQGRQFHDIMMKVPLENNDLIDTWEGFQQSISGGGANFNDWIREFWFIGPAFTAINEGGQRISPIQVNNFGVESGEKGPVGVSRWKFSHAGSGIVDSISRWSELFPVEQLNKPASIEGGFRSDSQGIEVKVDGNLPGVSRDAGGGLRRVLNHPLIPLVHHGMVGKFNDFTVDAQLKVVLPKGYKIRYAAPQFRSQNLEEYRWSGGAYARWVEHVCKGGTGQFEVLYAQ; this is translated from the coding sequence ATGGCTCTATTCGGCACTAAAGACACTACAACCGCCCATGCTGATTACGAGATTATTCTCGAGGGTGGTTCAAGCTCCTGGGGACAAGTGAAAGGCCGTGCTAAAGTCAATGCACCAGCTGCACTTCCTCTGCTGCCGGCAGATTGCAACATCAAGATCGACGCAAAACCTCTTGACGGACAGAAAGGCACAGTACGGTTCACCACTGCCATCGAATCAATTGTCGATAGCACGAAGAATACGCTTAATGTCGAAGTCGATATTGCCAACGAAACCAAAGACAGAAGAATCGCTGTTGGTGAAGGCAAGCTTTCAGTAGGTGATTTTTCCCACTCGTTTTCTTTCGAAGGTTCAGTAGTCAACATGTACTACTACCGTTCAGATGCCGTTCGCAGAAACGTGCCGAATCCAATCTACCAGCAGGGACGACAGTTCCACGATATCATGATGAAAGTTCCTCTGGAAAACAATGATCTTATCGACACATGGGAAGGATTTCAGCAGTCGATCTCAGGCGGTGGCGCAAACTTCAACGACTGGATTCGCGAGTTCTGGTTCATCGGTCCAGCCTTTACAGCTATCAACGAAGGTGGTCAACGCATTTCCCCGATACAGGTAAACAACTTCGGGGTTGAAAGTGGCGAAAAAGGCCCGGTCGGTGTATCAAGATGGAAGTTCTCTCATGCCGGATCAGGCATTGTCGACTCAATTTCCCGCTGGTCCGAGCTTTTCCCTGTTGAACAGCTCAACAAACCGGCATCTATCGAAGGTGGATTCCGTTCCGATTCGCAGGGTATCGAAGTCAAAGTAGACGGAAACCTCCCTGGAGTTTCACGAGATGCAGGTGGTGGTCTTCGCAGAGTTCTGAATCATCCGCTTATTCCTTTGGTTCATCACGGTATGGTTGGCAAGTTCAATGACTTTACCGTTGACGCTCAGCTGAAAGTAGTACTTCCAAAAGGCTACAAAATCCGTTACGCAGCTCCTCAGTTCCGCTCGCAGAATCTTGAAGAGTATCGCTGGAGCGGAGGCGCTTATGCACGTTGGGTAGAACATGTCTGCAAAGGCGGTACAGGGCAGTTTGAAGTACTGTATGCACAGTAA
- a CDS encoding MerR family transcriptional regulator produces MPFESNKSYYSIGEVSKITGVPAYLLRYWERFFSELNPARDTRDNRRYTNKDIAMVLTIKGLVYEKGYKLEKASLIVKGESTDTDTDEKTEEILKLRKQIGHEKKNHAIAHQRRGELLQEIKGEIEEILQLLG; encoded by the coding sequence ATGCCATTCGAGTCGAATAAAAGCTATTACTCTATTGGAGAGGTAAGTAAGATCACCGGGGTTCCCGCTTACCTTCTGAGATACTGGGAAAGGTTTTTCAGTGAATTGAATCCTGCTAGAGACACAAGGGACAACAGGCGGTATACTAACAAGGATATTGCCATGGTTCTGACGATCAAAGGGCTTGTTTATGAAAAAGGATATAAGCTTGAAAAAGCCTCGCTGATAGTCAAAGGGGAGAGTACCGATACCGATACTGACGAGAAAACCGAGGAAATCTTGAAGTTGCGAAAACAGATTGGTCATGAAAAGAAAAATCATGCCATAGCTCATCAGCGTAGGGGAGAACTTTTGCAGGAAATCAAGGGGGAGATCGAAGAGATTCTGCAACTTTTGGGTTAG
- a CDS encoding ABC transporter ATP-binding protein has product MKNLLRLKKYLLRYKRKMLYGIVCIILTNIFAVFAPRFIGNAIDVLESPFVMSDVLSNVGLYILFAALGSIFLFLVRQNIIVASRIIEFDLKNDYYAHLQTLSRNFYNKTSTGELIARGTNDLNAVRDFLGPGIMYSINTFFRLFFAVIAMLTISPNLTLLALLPAPFFSYAVYRIGKSIQKRTKSIQESYADITALLQENISGIRVIRNYTRESHETEKFEKINQTYFRKNISLAKLQALFFAILTALLALSLIPVIWVGGINVVNGTMTIGDIAQFVIYVSMLSWPIISIGWVTNIIQKASSAQTRLNEIFDAKPDITDSLAMEDLPENVRGRIEFRDVSFHYPGNEEQDVLSNISFTIEPGSKVAIVGATGSGKTSLVNLIPRLYDPQSGTVLFDGRDIRTIPLANLRQHIGFVPQTNFVFSDTIANNIDYGVTTNSDHLDHIIEASRIANLYDDIMDFPDGFETMLGEKGINLSGGQKQRTCIARALAWKPELLILDDALSAVDTSTEAGIFEALLEKLPHTTLLLISHRISTVKNCDRIIVLQNGGIAETGSHEELLAKENIYAELYTQQLLEDEIQSIN; this is encoded by the coding sequence ATGAAAAATCTGTTACGGCTGAAAAAATATCTCCTCAGATATAAGCGTAAAATGCTTTATGGCATTGTTTGTATCATTCTGACAAACATTTTTGCCGTATTCGCCCCCCGCTTTATCGGCAATGCAATCGATGTACTGGAAAGCCCTTTCGTCATGTCGGATGTTCTGAGCAACGTCGGGCTCTATATACTTTTTGCCGCTCTTGGCAGCATATTCCTCTTCCTGGTTCGCCAGAACATCATCGTAGCTTCACGCATTATCGAGTTCGACTTGAAAAACGACTATTATGCTCATTTACAAACTCTTTCCAGAAATTTTTACAATAAAACCAGCACGGGGGAGCTGATTGCACGAGGAACAAATGATCTTAATGCTGTCCGGGATTTCCTTGGCCCGGGAATCATGTATTCCATTAATACATTCTTCCGCCTTTTCTTTGCCGTCATCGCAATGCTGACCATTTCACCGAACCTCACGTTGCTCGCACTTCTTCCAGCCCCCTTTTTCAGTTATGCTGTCTATAGAATAGGAAAATCGATCCAGAAACGAACGAAAAGCATCCAGGAAAGCTATGCCGATATAACAGCACTGTTACAGGAAAATATTTCAGGTATCCGCGTGATCAGAAACTACACGCGAGAATCCCATGAAACAGAAAAGTTTGAAAAAATCAACCAAACTTATTTTCGCAAAAACATATCACTGGCAAAACTTCAAGCATTGTTCTTTGCCATCTTAACCGCTCTGCTTGCACTCTCCCTCATCCCGGTTATCTGGGTAGGCGGGATCAATGTCGTGAACGGAACCATGACAATCGGTGATATCGCCCAGTTTGTCATTTACGTCAGCATGCTCAGCTGGCCGATTATTTCTATAGGATGGGTTACTAACATTATCCAGAAAGCATCTTCAGCCCAAACCCGCCTCAATGAAATTTTCGATGCGAAACCAGATATTACCGACAGTCTCGCAATGGAAGATTTACCGGAGAACGTTCGTGGCCGAATCGAATTCAGAGACGTTTCATTCCACTATCCCGGAAATGAAGAACAAGACGTTCTTTCCAATATTTCGTTCACTATCGAGCCAGGCAGCAAGGTTGCCATTGTCGGAGCGACAGGTTCAGGAAAAACCTCATTGGTGAACCTCATCCCCCGCCTTTATGATCCGCAAAGCGGTACTGTTTTATTTGACGGGAGGGATATAAGAACCATACCGCTTGCCAACCTGCGTCAGCATATCGGCTTCGTACCTCAAACGAATTTTGTTTTTTCCGACACCATAGCCAACAACATCGACTATGGCGTCACCACGAACTCCGATCATCTGGACCATATCATCGAAGCGAGCCGGATCGCTAACCTTTACGATGATATCATGGATTTTCCGGATGGTTTCGAGACCATGCTGGGCGAAAAAGGCATCAACCTTTCAGGCGGACAAAAACAGCGCACCTGTATTGCACGTGCACTTGCCTGGAAACCTGAACTCCTGATACTCGACGATGCCCTTTCAGCCGTAGACACCAGCACCGAAGCCGGCATATTCGAAGCTCTGCTTGAAAAACTACCTCACACAACTCTGCTGCTTATCAGTCATAGAATCTCGACCGTCAAAAACTGTGATCGAATCATCGTCCTTCAAAATGGCGGGATAGCGGAAACAGGATCGCATGAAGAACTATTGGCAAAAGAAAACATCTATGCCGAACTCTACACACAGCAGTTACTCGAAGATGAGATCCAGTCGATAAACTGA
- a CDS encoding B12-binding domain-containing radical SAM protein — MSKLSVLLVFVPADSGVDGPSLLGESEHSGFLRGIKDSVLKNVIKRAQFAIPPLSLMILSSVDEPGIEQHICDLRFETFPLDRKWDLIGISVQTGAVKPAFELSALLREKGFNVVLGGPYVTLFPERCYVHGDVLVIGEADEIWRTVLKDLRNGTLRKEYRVDEQPDLSCGHKVKKDALDLHHYFTTNVVQTTRGCPYSCDFCNVHVMNGHKIRHRDICEVVREVEGFLEKDKRIFFFLDDTVNADEEYAENLFRELIPFNISWVGQATTKLGENSRLLDVFSRSGCGALLVGIESLAEESNRAHHKFHNPADRQAACIRNIREAGICVYGSFIYGLDEDTLEQPDAIVEFLDKTGIDVPGINLLRPIPGTEVFERLADEQRLLHDRDDHDAFRFSWGQEMLYRPKKIPIETFIPSYTALTKRVFTVQRAFQRAVNAPTLKSAVLMFNLFYVHMYNLSRKDLNRQKEELEIGNGE, encoded by the coding sequence ATGAGTAAACTATCAGTACTGCTTGTTTTTGTGCCTGCTGACAGTGGTGTTGACGGCCCATCTCTTCTCGGTGAATCAGAGCATTCCGGTTTTCTTCGGGGCATAAAGGATAGCGTTCTTAAAAACGTCATAAAGCGGGCGCAATTCGCTATTCCTCCTCTTTCCCTGATGATTCTCAGTTCAGTCGACGAACCCGGTATCGAACAGCATATCTGCGATCTTCGTTTTGAAACATTTCCACTTGACAGAAAGTGGGATCTTATAGGAATCAGTGTCCAGACCGGAGCGGTCAAACCGGCCTTCGAACTGTCTGCACTTTTACGGGAAAAAGGGTTCAACGTTGTTTTGGGTGGTCCGTACGTTACACTTTTTCCTGAACGCTGCTATGTTCATGGAGACGTACTTGTTATTGGAGAGGCTGATGAAATATGGCGGACTGTTCTCAAAGATCTTCGAAATGGAACGTTGCGGAAAGAGTATCGCGTGGATGAACAGCCCGATCTTTCCTGTGGCCACAAGGTAAAAAAAGATGCGTTGGACCTTCATCATTATTTTACTACAAATGTTGTACAGACTACCCGTGGTTGTCCTTACAGTTGTGATTTTTGCAATGTTCATGTCATGAACGGTCATAAAATCAGGCATCGGGATATTTGTGAGGTGGTTCGGGAAGTTGAAGGTTTTCTCGAAAAGGATAAGAGAATATTCTTTTTTCTCGACGATACGGTGAACGCTGATGAAGAGTATGCGGAAAATCTTTTTCGTGAACTGATTCCGTTCAACATTAGCTGGGTGGGACAGGCTACAACCAAACTTGGTGAAAACAGTCGTTTGCTCGATGTTTTTTCCCGGTCAGGCTGTGGTGCACTGCTTGTCGGTATTGAAAGTCTCGCCGAAGAGAGTAACAGGGCACATCATAAATTTCACAACCCTGCCGACCGTCAGGCTGCATGTATTCGCAATATCCGTGAAGCGGGGATATGTGTTTACGGCAGTTTTATTTACGGCCTCGACGAGGATACCCTCGAGCAGCCTGATGCCATAGTGGAGTTTCTGGACAAGACCGGAATAGATGTGCCGGGTATCAATCTGCTGCGTCCAATTCCCGGAACTGAAGTGTTCGAACGCTTGGCGGATGAGCAACGGCTGCTGCACGACCGTGATGATCATGATGCTTTTCGTTTTTCCTGGGGTCAGGAGATGCTTTACCGTCCGAAAAAAATACCGATTGAAACGTTCATTCCAAGTTATACCGCTTTAACCAAGCGGGTCTTTACGGTACAACGGGCATTTCAGCGAGCGGTCAACGCACCTACGCTCAAAAGTGCCGTTCTCATGTTCAATCTCTTTTATGTGCACATGTACAACCTTTCGCGGAAAGACCTTAACCGTCAGAAGGAGGAGCTGGAGATAGGTAATGGGGAATAG
- the mutS gene encoding DNA mismatch repair protein MutS, with protein sequence MKVTQRKKSGNETPMMRQYLEVKERYPEYLLLFRVGDFYESFYDDARKVSDALNIVLTRRSNGAAADIPMAGFPHHACDGYIARLVKKGYKVTVCDQVEDPSQAKGLVKREITDIVTPGVTYSDEILEDKHNNYLCALAFLKKGREKRAGIAFIDVTTAEFRIADVSLGQVADMLQSIQPSEILLASREKVFRETIEKILPSEVVVTMLDDWMFSEENTSQVIAKHFKTHSLKGFGIEAAYAAQVAAGVVLQYLEETRQNRLQYITRVALVDSRHHMMLDLQTKKNLEIISSMQDGSINGSLLQVIDHTRNPMGARLLRRWLLRPLKRIEEIQFRLDAVEALHEETAVCTTLGEILGGINDLERALARIATLRSMPREVRTLGAALEKIPDLQALLSDSKSSKLRKLSQDLIQLSEITTIIEQAIDPDAGATLRDGGYIRTGYNSELDELRSVSSNAKGSLMEIQQAERGKTGISTLKIQYNKVFGYYIEVSKANSNKVPGYYEKKQTLVNAERYTIPELKEYEEKILTAEEKSQLLEQQLFRELCMNVASEALHIQQNAEIVAELDCLYSFACCAKAYRYVKPKVEKHGNLSVTNGRHPVLERILGVDEPYVANDCFFDRKQRMLIVTGPNMAGKSSFLRQNGLIVLLAQVGCFVPADAAEIGLVDRIFTRVGASDNLASGESTFLVEMNEGANILNNATEKSLILLDEIGRGTSTYDGMSIAWAMSEYIHNTIQARTLFATHYHELAELEDRFEGICNYNATVVETADKVVFLRKIVRGASDNSYGIEVAKMAGMPSEVIKRAKEILSGMERRDIAFPAGTQGSEIQEMQPRQIYLFEEEERKLKYAIDAIDINRLTPIEAIVELKKLQDLAGK encoded by the coding sequence ATGAAGGTGACCCAGCGGAAAAAAAGTGGTAACGAAACACCGATGATGCGTCAATATCTCGAGGTAAAGGAGCGTTACCCCGAATATTTATTGCTATTCAGGGTCGGTGATTTTTATGAATCGTTTTACGATGATGCGCGCAAGGTTTCAGATGCTCTCAACATTGTCTTGACCCGCCGGTCGAACGGGGCTGCTGCGGATATTCCCATGGCAGGTTTTCCGCATCATGCCTGCGACGGGTACATAGCTCGTTTGGTTAAAAAAGGATACAAGGTTACCGTCTGTGATCAGGTCGAAGATCCTTCGCAAGCAAAGGGGCTTGTGAAACGTGAAATAACGGATATTGTCACGCCAGGAGTGACCTACAGTGATGAAATCCTTGAAGACAAGCACAATAACTATCTCTGTGCACTGGCTTTTTTGAAGAAAGGGCGTGAGAAGCGTGCTGGAATTGCCTTTATCGATGTGACAACTGCAGAATTCAGGATTGCTGATGTATCGCTCGGCCAGGTTGCGGATATGCTGCAGTCTATCCAACCTTCAGAGATTCTTCTCGCTTCAAGAGAGAAGGTTTTTAGAGAGACTATCGAAAAAATATTGCCTTCAGAAGTGGTTGTTACCATGCTGGATGACTGGATGTTCAGCGAAGAAAACACATCGCAGGTAATAGCAAAACATTTTAAAACCCATTCTCTTAAAGGATTCGGCATCGAAGCGGCCTATGCAGCCCAGGTTGCGGCCGGGGTTGTGCTGCAATATCTTGAGGAAACCCGGCAAAATCGTTTGCAATATATCACCAGGGTTGCTCTGGTTGACAGCAGGCATCATATGATGCTCGATCTTCAGACCAAGAAAAATCTGGAAATCATCTCTTCTATGCAGGATGGATCGATTAACGGCAGTTTGCTTCAGGTTATAGATCATACCCGTAATCCGATGGGGGCAAGGCTGCTCAGGCGCTGGCTTTTGCGTCCCCTCAAAAGAATCGAGGAAATACAGTTCAGGCTCGATGCTGTCGAAGCGCTCCATGAAGAGACAGCTGTTTGTACCACCTTGGGTGAGATACTTGGGGGGATCAACGATCTTGAAAGAGCGTTGGCAAGAATCGCGACCTTGCGAAGCATGCCTCGAGAAGTTCGCACCCTTGGGGCGGCTCTTGAAAAAATACCCGATCTCCAAGCATTGCTAAGCGATTCGAAAAGTTCCAAACTTCGAAAACTTTCACAAGATCTGATTCAACTCTCTGAAATAACAACAATCATCGAACAGGCGATCGATCCGGATGCCGGAGCGACACTCCGTGATGGCGGTTATATCAGAACCGGATATAACTCCGAACTCGATGAGCTGCGCTCGGTTTCTTCCAATGCCAAGGGCAGTTTGATGGAAATTCAGCAGGCGGAGCGTGGAAAAACCGGAATTTCCACTCTGAAGATACAATACAACAAGGTTTTTGGTTACTATATCGAGGTCAGTAAAGCAAACAGTAACAAGGTTCCCGGTTACTATGAAAAGAAGCAAACTCTTGTTAATGCGGAGCGATACACTATTCCGGAATTGAAAGAGTACGAGGAAAAAATTCTGACCGCGGAGGAAAAGAGTCAGTTGCTCGAACAGCAACTTTTCCGTGAGCTGTGCATGAACGTTGCTTCCGAGGCGTTGCATATTCAGCAAAATGCTGAAATCGTTGCCGAACTTGATTGTCTGTACTCCTTTGCATGTTGTGCGAAAGCATATCGATATGTTAAGCCGAAAGTTGAAAAACATGGGAATTTGTCTGTCACCAATGGCCGTCATCCGGTGCTTGAACGTATTCTCGGAGTTGATGAGCCTTATGTAGCCAATGACTGCTTTTTCGACAGAAAACAACGCATGTTGATTGTTACCGGTCCGAACATGGCTGGAAAAAGCTCGTTTCTCCGTCAAAACGGTCTTATTGTTTTGCTTGCCCAAGTTGGCTGTTTCGTTCCTGCCGATGCTGCGGAAATAGGGCTTGTCGACAGGATTTTTACAAGGGTGGGTGCATCGGACAACCTTGCTTCCGGGGAAAGTACCTTTCTTGTAGAAATGAATGAAGGGGCTAATATCCTTAACAACGCGACGGAAAAAAGCCTTATCTTGCTCGATGAAATCGGCAGGGGGACCAGTACCTATGATGGAATGTCCATTGCTTGGGCTATGAGCGAATACATTCACAACACCATACAAGCAAGGACACTGTTTGCCACACACTACCACGAGCTTGCCGAGTTGGAAGATCGTTTTGAGGGCATATGTAACTACAATGCCACGGTTGTCGAAACCGCCGATAAGGTGGTTTTTCTCAGAAAAATCGTCAGGGGTGCGTCCGATAACAGCTACGGTATCGAGGTTGCAAAAATGGCGGGTATGCCATCCGAAGTCATCAAGAGAGCCAAAGAAATTCTTTCGGGTATGGAACGAAGGGATATCGCATTTCCAGCAGGGACACAGGGGTCTGAAATTCAGGAAATGCAACCCCGTCAAATCTATCTTTTTGAAGAGGAAGAACGAAAGTTGAAGTATGCGATCGATGCGATCGATATCAATCGCCTTACGCCGATCGAAGCTATTGTAGAGCTGAAAAAGCTTCAGGATCTTGCAGGAAAATAA
- the rplU gene encoding 50S ribosomal protein L21 has protein sequence MQALIKISDKQYLVKTGDKLFVPHQKAEVGNIIDIEPLAHIDQEKTSTEPSGNIQLKVLEHLKDEKIVVFKKKRRKRYQKRNGHRQLMTQVEVL, from the coding sequence ATGCAGGCACTGATAAAGATTTCGGACAAGCAGTACTTGGTTAAAACCGGTGACAAACTGTTCGTTCCACATCAAAAAGCTGAAGTCGGTAACATCATAGACATCGAGCCTTTAGCGCATATTGACCAGGAGAAGACATCGACAGAACCTTCAGGTAACATCCAGCTGAAAGTGCTCGAGCATCTTAAAGACGAAAAAATCGTCGTCTTCAAGAAGAAACGCAGAAAACGCTATCAAAAAAGGAACGGCCATCGTCAGTTGATGACTCAGGTTGAGGTTCTTTGA
- the rpmA gene encoding 50S ribosomal protein L27, with translation MAHKKGGGSTKNGRDSNPKYLGVKASGGSLVSAGSIIVRQRGTVFKPGNNAGIGKDHTIYALVDGKVHFRNGRNDKKHIDVLPA, from the coding sequence ATGGCTCATAAAAAAGGTGGCGGCTCAACGAAGAATGGCCGTGACAGTAACCCGAAATATTTGGGAGTTAAAGCATCGGGTGGCTCTCTTGTTTCCGCAGGCTCAATTATTGTTCGTCAGAGAGGCACTGTCTTCAAACCCGGCAACAATGCCGGAATAGGCAAAGATCATACGATTTACGCCCTTGTAGACGGCAAGGTTCACTTCAGGAACGGCCGTAACGACAAAAAACACATCGACGTACTGCCAGCCTGA
- the mdh gene encoding malate dehydrogenase: MKITVIGAGHVGATAAHRIAEKQLANTVVLLDIVEGIPQGKALDMYESGPVGLFDTMVFGTNDYSDTADSDIVLITAGLARKPGMSREDLLMKNAAIVREVTDQVMQYSKNPIIIMVSNPLDIMTHVGYVRSKLPKERILGMAGVLDSARFRSFIAKELNVSMQDINAFVLGGHGDSMVPVVKYTSVAGIPLTELLPQQTIDQLVERTRKGGAEIVNYLKDGSAYYAPAASCVEMIDAIVNDRKRILPCSALLEGQYGIDNIFIGAPVKLGKNGIEQILEINLDKPEIEALRKSAAIVEENCNNLAPLLA; the protein is encoded by the coding sequence ATGAAAATTACCGTTATTGGCGCAGGCCATGTAGGAGCAACTGCGGCCCACCGCATTGCAGAAAAACAACTCGCGAATACAGTAGTACTTCTCGATATCGTTGAAGGCATCCCTCAAGGGAAAGCTCTCGACATGTATGAATCCGGGCCGGTAGGACTTTTTGACACAATGGTCTTTGGTACTAACGATTACAGCGATACAGCCGATTCCGACATTGTCCTCATCACTGCTGGTTTGGCCCGCAAACCGGGAATGTCTCGTGAGGACCTGCTTATGAAAAACGCAGCCATTGTCAGGGAGGTAACCGATCAGGTTATGCAATACTCCAAAAATCCTATCATCATTATGGTATCGAACCCTCTTGACATAATGACTCATGTCGGATATGTCAGAAGTAAGTTACCGAAAGAACGGATATTGGGAATGGCCGGAGTTCTCGATTCTGCACGCTTCAGATCATTCATCGCCAAAGAACTGAATGTATCCATGCAGGATATCAATGCCTTTGTGCTGGGAGGACATGGAGACTCCATGGTACCTGTCGTCAAATACACAAGTGTTGCAGGAATCCCGCTGACGGAACTCTTGCCGCAGCAAACAATCGATCAGTTGGTTGAAAGAACACGCAAAGGCGGTGCTGAAATCGTCAACTATCTCAAAGACGGTTCAGCTTATTACGCACCTGCAGCGTCTTGCGTTGAAATGATCGACGCCATCGTCAACGACCGCAAACGAATACTGCCTTGCTCGGCACTTCTTGAAGGCCAGTACGGCATCGACAATATTTTCATCGGTGCCCCTGTAAAGCTGGGGAAAAACGGTATCGAACAAATTCTTGAAATCAATCTCGATAAGCCTGAAATCGAAGCGCTGCGGAAATCCGCCGCGATTGTTGAAGAAAATTGTAACAACCTCGCCCCGTTACTTGCCTGA
- the radC gene encoding RadC family protein, whose amino-acid sequence MRIHDLDPHDRPSERFLHSGASALSSAELLALILKTGTKGKNILETCNELMSSYGLEKLADLSMGELQENEGIGPAKAMQIKAVFELHKRLHFRRNANKRVRSARDVFEYMNGRVPDESKEHLFLLHLNTKNQIMRHDLISVGTLNASLIHPREIYKSAIRESAHAIILVHNHPSGDAEPSNADKQVTSLLKEAGSIIQIELLDHVITGKDTWFSFREHSLLA is encoded by the coding sequence ATGAGAATTCATGACCTCGATCCTCATGACCGGCCAAGTGAACGCTTCTTACACTCAGGCGCATCAGCCCTAAGCTCAGCTGAACTTCTGGCACTTATACTCAAAACCGGAACCAAAGGGAAAAATATTTTGGAAACCTGCAATGAACTCATGAGCAGTTACGGTCTTGAGAAACTTGCCGATCTTTCAATGGGTGAATTGCAGGAAAACGAAGGAATAGGGCCTGCAAAAGCAATGCAGATAAAAGCTGTCTTTGAACTGCACAAACGTCTTCATTTCAGACGCAACGCCAACAAAAGGGTACGTTCGGCAAGAGACGTTTTCGAGTATATGAACGGAAGAGTACCTGATGAAAGTAAAGAGCACCTGTTTTTACTGCACCTGAACACGAAAAACCAGATCATGCGCCATGATCTTATCTCGGTTGGAACACTGAACGCATCATTGATTCATCCGAGAGAAATTTACAAATCAGCCATACGGGAAAGTGCTCATGCGATTATCCTGGTCCACAACCATCCATCCGGGGATGCCGAGCCAAGCAATGCGGACAAGCAGGTAACCTCTTTACTGAAAGAGGCCGGATCGATAATTCAGATCGAGCTTCTCGATCATGTCATAACAGGCAAGGACACCTGGTTCAGTTTCAGAGAGCATTCACTGCTTGCATGA
- a CDS encoding cold-shock protein, which translates to MQRKSKVKWFDGKKGYGFIVNPDGGEDIFVHFSAIVSDQSFKVLNQDAEVEFEVDQTQKGLQAKNVCEICAGNVTVQPQPQAFVRPGEGVPGQ; encoded by the coding sequence ATGCAAAGGAAAAGTAAAGTAAAGTGGTTCGATGGTAAGAAGGGTTATGGTTTTATTGTTAACCCTGATGGCGGAGAAGATATTTTTGTCCATTTTTCCGCAATTGTTTCCGATCAGAGTTTCAAGGTACTGAATCAGGACGCTGAAGTTGAGTTTGAAGTTGATCAGACGCAGAAAGGGCTACAGGCAAAGAACGTCTGTGAGATTTGCGCTGGAAACGTAACTGTTCAGCCTCAGCCTCAAGCTTTCGTGCGTCCTGGTGAGGGTGTTCCCGGTCAGTAA
- a CDS encoding SDR family oxidoreductase: MQDIILLTGAGKGIGEAIALDFSQKSQKNPSFNPVLILCSRTYNDIAKLAEKCRALGTQAVPIEADIADLDDIDHLIEQTTEEFGTIDCLINNAGVGRFKDLKEMTEDDFDYIMSVNMKGTFFLTQKVFSIMEKRRSGHIFFITSVAAEMAFKSSSVYSMSKFGQKGLVEALRLYGRECNVKITNVMPGAVYTPMWGEAAEELKPFMMMPEDIAGPVVDAYLQPSRTSVEEIVLRPVGGDINS; the protein is encoded by the coding sequence ATGCAAGACATTATCCTGCTCACCGGGGCTGGCAAAGGTATCGGAGAGGCAATTGCCCTCGACTTCTCCCAAAAATCACAAAAAAATCCCTCTTTCAACCCTGTTCTGATTCTCTGCTCACGCACTTATAACGATATTGCAAAGCTTGCAGAAAAATGCAGAGCACTCGGAACACAAGCTGTTCCGATAGAAGCCGATATAGCAGACCTTGACGACATCGACCACCTGATTGAACAAACGACTGAAGAGTTCGGCACTATTGACTGCCTGATCAACAATGCCGGCGTCGGACGGTTCAAGGATCTGAAGGAAATGACAGAAGATGATTTTGATTATATCATGTCGGTAAACATGAAAGGCACTTTTTTTCTGACACAGAAAGTATTTTCCATCATGGAGAAACGACGCTCAGGCCATATCTTTTTCATCACCTCTGTAGCAGCGGAAATGGCATTTAAAAGTTCGTCGGTTTACTCGATGTCCAAATTCGGCCAGAAAGGGCTCGTAGAAGCACTCCGCCTTTACGGAAGGGAGTGTAACGTCAAAATCACCAATGTGATGCCGGGAGCTGTCTATACGCCAATGTGGGGAGAAGCCGCAGAAGAACTCAAACCGTTCATGATGATGCCTGAAGATATCGCCGGTCCTGTTGTCGACGCATACCTTCAGCCATCACGGACGTCAGTGGAAGAAATTGTTCTCCGGCCTGTCGGAGGGGATATCAATAGCTGA